From the genome of Saccopteryx bilineata isolate mSacBil1 chromosome 6, mSacBil1_pri_phased_curated, whole genome shotgun sequence, one region includes:
- the CHMP6 gene encoding charged multivesicular body protein 6 encodes MGNLFGRKKQSRVTEQDKAILQLKQQRDKLKQYQKRVMQQLEREREVARRLLRDGRKERAKLLLKKKRYQEQLLYKTENQITSLETMVQSLEFTQIEMKVMEGLKIGNECLNKMHQVMSIEEVERILDETQEAVEYQRQIDELLAGSFTQEDEDAIQEELNTITQEQIELPEVPSEPLPDKKTEKVPVKATPRQAELVATS; translated from the exons ATGGGTAACCTTTTCGGGCGCAAGAAACAGAGCCGCGTCACGGAGCAGGACAAGGCCATTCTG CAACTGAAGCAGCAGCGGGACAAGCTGAAGCAGTACCAGAAGAGGGTCATGCAGCAGCTGGAGCGTGAGCGAGAGGTGGCCCGGCGGCTCCTGCGGGACGGCAGGAAGGA GCGGGCCAAGCTGCTGCTGAAGAAGAAACGATACCAGGAGCAGCTGCTGTACAAGACAGAGAACCAGATCACCAGCCTGGAGACCATG GTCCAGAGCCTGGAGTTCACCCAGATCGAAATGAAGGTGATGGAAGGGCTGAAGATTGGAAATGAGTGCTTGAATAAAATGCACCAG GTGATGTCCATAGAGGAAGTGGAGCGGATACTGGACGAGACGCAGGAGGCCGTGGAGTACCAGCGG CAAATAGATGAGCTGTTAGCAGGAAGCTTCACTCAAGAGGATGAAGATGCCATCCAGGAGGAGCTGAACACAATCACTCAG GAACAAATCGAGCTCCCAGAGGTTCCGTCAGAGCCCCttccagataagaaaacag